A window of Opitutus sp. ER46 contains these coding sequences:
- a CDS encoding DUF2142 domain-containing protein, with translation MTRSAPASNTPTRLAWLRPERVFLAVGLVFGLMNLFLNPPFQAPDEPDHFFRAFQLSEGKLVGVRRGQQSGGDLPLPIMAVADTEGIAFHPEKKMSVAIIQKKLAPAEVDWTHAPRGYAHFPHTVVYSPVTYAPQIVALGLGKVVSAGPLLLLYLCRLAVLGAYLLVGWLALRRLPVRTWSCLLLLMVPMSLYLGSATAAPDSLLNCLAFLLVALAVAALARPAEAPERMGELVGFGLAVALVAILKNVYLPLGLAALLLRLTRISTPRRRVIFGITTLLVAVLPVLVWSQFVSAAWVVGRSDIPIDPVAQARHVVGDPLGFLALVGHTLHVEGVPLYRSFVGLLGWGDTDMPEWFYRAFGIGFVLCLLAESSRDDHVSWSHRGLFAVAVVGSLLLVFLAQYSLWNAPGSTGPIEGVGGRYFLPMAPFLVFCAPPIRWVGVPSGVIAAGAAILTVLCGAVTVYAVVARYYVS, from the coding sequence ATGACGCGTTCGGCGCCGGCATCCAACACCCCGACTCGACTCGCCTGGCTCCGGCCAGAGCGGGTGTTTCTCGCCGTCGGGCTGGTCTTCGGGTTGATGAACCTCTTCCTGAATCCGCCCTTCCAGGCGCCGGATGAACCCGACCACTTCTTTCGCGCGTTTCAGTTGAGCGAAGGCAAGTTGGTTGGGGTGCGTCGTGGGCAGCAGAGTGGCGGTGACCTGCCTTTGCCCATCATGGCGGTGGCGGATACCGAGGGTATCGCGTTTCATCCCGAGAAGAAGATGTCGGTGGCGATCATCCAGAAGAAGCTCGCGCCGGCCGAAGTGGATTGGACGCATGCGCCGAGAGGCTACGCCCACTTCCCTCATACTGTCGTCTATTCGCCGGTGACGTATGCTCCTCAGATCGTCGCGTTGGGACTGGGGAAGGTGGTGTCCGCCGGCCCGCTCCTGCTGCTCTATCTGTGTCGGCTGGCGGTACTGGGGGCGTACCTCCTCGTGGGGTGGCTGGCGCTGCGCCGGCTTCCCGTCCGCACTTGGTCGTGTCTGCTCCTGCTCATGGTGCCGATGAGCTTGTATCTCGGGTCGGCAACCGCGGCGCCCGATTCACTGCTCAATTGTCTCGCGTTTCTGCTCGTGGCGCTGGCCGTCGCCGCCCTCGCCCGGCCGGCCGAGGCTCCGGAGCGGATGGGCGAACTCGTCGGGTTCGGCTTGGCCGTGGCGCTGGTGGCAATCCTGAAGAATGTCTATCTGCCGCTTGGGCTCGCCGCGCTGCTGCTGCGTTTGACGCGGATATCGACGCCGCGGCGGCGCGTCATTTTCGGCATCACCACGTTGTTGGTGGCTGTGCTGCCGGTTCTGGTCTGGTCGCAGTTTGTCTCCGCCGCCTGGGTGGTGGGGCGGTCCGACATCCCGATTGATCCGGTCGCCCAGGCGCGGCACGTCGTTGGCGATCCGCTGGGCTTTCTCGCGCTCGTTGGCCACACGCTCCACGTCGAGGGCGTTCCATTGTACCGGTCTTTCGTGGGCCTGCTGGGCTGGGGTGACACGGACATGCCGGAATGGTTCTATCGGGCGTTTGGGATTGGTTTCGTGTTGTGCCTCCTCGCGGAGAGTTCTCGGGACGACCACGTGAGCTGGTCGCATCGTGGACTGTTTGCCGTGGCGGTGGTCGGGAGCTTGTTGCTGGTATTCCTGGCCCAGTACTCGTTGTGGAATGCGCCGGGCTCGACGGGTCCGATCGAGGGGGTGGGCGGACGGTATTTCCTGCCCATGGCTCCGTTCCTCGTCTTCTGCGCGCCACCAATCCGGTGGGTTGGTGTGCCAAGCGGCGTCATCGCGGCAGGTGCGGCGATTCTTACGGTTTTGTGTGGCGCCGTGACAGTCTATGCCGTCGTTGCGCGTTACTACGTCTCATAG
- a CDS encoding class I SAM-dependent methyltransferase has product MTQSILSQGIDVSPQPGGLTASSIMAKQSYVDFVADLKSRLGEDEAMRRAVGGDFFAVGALQRQLLESLGLRDGQCVVDVGCGSGRLACQLAAYEHLRFMGFDVVPDLISYAKRLCHRDDWEFDVTDGARIRVADGTADFVCFFSVFTHLLQEDCYRYLQEAMRVLRPGGRIVLSFLEFRLIAHWPMFNARSGHLNQFIERDTLLAWARQLGLVVESIHGGDQPHIPLHEDVTWEDGRVMRGKGHLGQSVAVLRVPSPPVATAVQEDTAPSQPHAPEPLPSPIIRIAAARAYVGVGAANLRLSIMVRQNCDLWVRASTRILQQQGYGHLLAAPSLLFFDATGSAIAANAGWQTLPQTTQGMLRELLPAAGSEAQGLDGTDAGLWLQLADGEYSIAVADRQGKEGLIDLEVFQALPSRLR; this is encoded by the coding sequence ATGACTCAATCGATTTTGAGCCAAGGGATTGACGTATCTCCGCAACCGGGTGGGCTCACAGCCTCGTCGATCATGGCAAAACAATCCTACGTCGATTTTGTGGCCGATCTGAAGAGCCGTCTGGGCGAAGACGAAGCAATGCGTCGGGCCGTCGGCGGCGATTTCTTCGCCGTTGGCGCACTACAGCGCCAGTTGCTTGAGTCCCTCGGCCTTCGCGACGGCCAGTGCGTCGTCGATGTGGGCTGTGGCAGCGGACGCCTCGCCTGCCAGCTTGCCGCCTACGAACACCTCCGATTCATGGGCTTCGACGTCGTCCCCGACCTGATCTCCTATGCCAAACGGCTCTGTCACCGCGACGATTGGGAGTTCGATGTGACCGATGGCGCCCGTATTCGGGTCGCCGATGGCACGGCTGATTTCGTCTGCTTCTTCTCCGTCTTCACCCACCTCCTGCAGGAGGACTGTTACCGTTATCTTCAGGAGGCGATGCGCGTGCTCCGCCCCGGTGGCCGAATCGTGCTGTCGTTCCTCGAGTTTCGCCTGATCGCGCACTGGCCGATGTTCAACGCCCGCAGCGGCCATCTGAACCAGTTCATTGAGCGCGACACGCTGCTTGCGTGGGCCCGGCAACTCGGCCTCGTCGTCGAGAGCATCCACGGCGGCGATCAGCCGCACATCCCGCTCCACGAGGACGTCACTTGGGAAGACGGCCGTGTCATGCGCGGCAAGGGCCACTTGGGACAGTCGGTGGCGGTGTTGCGGGTGCCATCACCGCCGGTTGCCACCGCGGTCCAAGAAGACACTGCGCCCAGCCAGCCGCACGCACCCGAGCCACTGCCCTCCCCGATCATCCGAATCGCTGCCGCGCGGGCCTATGTCGGCGTCGGCGCAGCCAACCTCCGGCTGTCGATTATGGTCCGCCAAAACTGCGACCTCTGGGTTCGAGCCTCCACTCGGATACTACAGCAGCAGGGCTATGGACATCTCCTGGCGGCACCGAGCCTGCTCTTTTTCGACGCCACGGGCAGCGCCATCGCCGCCAACGCGGGCTGGCAAACGCTGCCCCAGACCACCCAGGGAATGCTGCGCGAACTTCTCCCTGCCGCGGGCTCTGAAGCCCAGGGACTCGACGGCACCGACGCGGGGCTCTGGCTGCAGCTCGCCGACGGCGAATACTCCATCGCCGTCGCCGATCGACAGGGCAAGGAGGGCCTGATCGACCTTGAGGTTTTCCAAGCCCTGCCAAGCCGGCTGCGCTAG
- a CDS encoding DEAD/DEAH box helicase, protein MDKKPFAELGLSAESLKATEKMGFEEASPIQTAVIPVALTGRDVVGQSSTGSGKTAAFMLPAIERIEARKRVVQVLVLCPTRELAVQVAEETGRLAAFKPAIREVPIYGGQSYERQFRALAAGVQIVIGTPGRVMDHMERGTLPLDQLRVVVLDEADRMLDMGFREDIEKILSATPPERQLLFFSATMPRAIQELIKRYSRDPAWVKIEAVAQNAPAVEQFYFEVDRRSKIEALTRLIDVHDFRYGIIFCSTKVMVDDLDEQLHARGYAVDRLHGDITQAQRDRVMAKFRERKFEFLVATDVAARGLDVDDLEVVFNFDLPNDAEDYTHRIGRTGRAGRTGKAFTFVSGQEIYRLQGMIRFARLTIRRGSIPSLDEVAEARSNVLYETIRRTLEERNYRPHDALVDRLLDQGFASTDICSAVIHLLQVGETGGSGGPSGEGRTGQAVEKPASAPAPRWVESRKASTPPAKLTRRDESAPGAPAAAESARPAPSTSASAAEASAARGKKHKYERPARTGREAGMATLRLNVGGEHLVTPADIVGKIAGVCRLPGEVVGAMDIHDRHTLVDVAEEQAAYIAQKLAGIRLKNVPLQVERQQPAAGNA, encoded by the coding sequence ATGGACAAGAAGCCGTTTGCGGAACTGGGGTTGTCGGCCGAGTCGCTCAAAGCGACCGAGAAGATGGGGTTTGAAGAGGCTTCGCCCATCCAGACAGCGGTGATTCCGGTGGCGTTGACGGGGCGGGACGTGGTGGGGCAATCGTCGACCGGTTCGGGAAAAACCGCCGCGTTCATGCTGCCCGCGATCGAGCGGATCGAGGCGCGGAAGCGCGTGGTGCAGGTGCTGGTGCTGTGTCCCACGCGCGAACTGGCGGTGCAGGTCGCCGAGGAGACCGGACGTCTGGCGGCGTTCAAACCGGCGATCCGCGAGGTGCCGATCTACGGCGGGCAGAGCTACGAGCGGCAATTCCGGGCGCTGGCGGCGGGCGTGCAGATCGTGATCGGGACGCCGGGCCGGGTGATGGACCACATGGAGCGCGGGACGCTGCCGCTGGATCAGTTGCGGGTGGTGGTGCTCGACGAGGCGGACCGGATGCTGGACATGGGTTTTCGCGAGGACATCGAGAAGATCCTGAGCGCGACGCCGCCGGAGCGGCAGTTGTTGTTTTTCTCGGCGACGATGCCGCGGGCCATCCAGGAACTGATCAAGCGCTACAGCCGGGATCCGGCGTGGGTGAAGATCGAGGCGGTGGCGCAGAATGCACCGGCGGTGGAGCAGTTCTATTTCGAAGTGGATCGTCGCTCGAAGATCGAGGCGCTGACCCGGCTCATCGATGTGCACGACTTCCGGTACGGGATCATTTTCTGCAGCACGAAGGTGATGGTGGACGACCTCGACGAGCAGTTGCATGCGCGCGGGTATGCGGTGGACCGGCTGCACGGCGATATCACGCAGGCGCAGCGCGATCGGGTGATGGCAAAGTTCCGGGAGCGGAAATTCGAGTTTCTCGTGGCGACCGACGTGGCGGCGCGCGGCCTGGACGTCGACGACCTCGAGGTCGTGTTCAACTTTGACCTGCCGAATGACGCTGAGGACTACACACACCGGATCGGCCGCACGGGCCGCGCGGGGCGGACGGGCAAGGCGTTTACGTTCGTGTCGGGGCAGGAGATCTACCGCCTGCAGGGGATGATCCGCTTTGCGCGGCTGACGATCCGGCGCGGGAGCATTCCGTCGCTGGATGAAGTCGCGGAGGCGCGCAGCAATGTCCTGTACGAGACGATCCGGCGGACGCTCGAGGAGCGAAATTACCGGCCGCACGACGCCTTGGTCGACCGGCTGCTGGACCAGGGATTTGCGAGCACGGACATCTGCTCGGCGGTGATTCACCTGTTGCAGGTCGGCGAGACGGGCGGCAGCGGCGGGCCGAGTGGGGAAGGCCGCACCGGCCAGGCGGTGGAAAAGCCGGCGAGTGCCCCGGCACCGCGGTGGGTGGAATCGCGCAAGGCATCGACGCCGCCGGCCAAACTGACGCGTCGCGACGAGAGTGCTCCTGGTGCGCCTGCAGCGGCCGAATCAGCGCGGCCTGCGCCGTCTACCTCCGCATCCGCCGCCGAGGCGTCGGCCGCGCGAGGCAAGAAGCACAAGTACGAGCGGCCTGCGCGCACGGGACGCGAGGCCGGGATGGCGACCTTGCGACTCAATGTCGGGGGCGAGCATCTGGTCACGCCGGCAGACATCGTGGGCAAGATTGCGGGCGTGTGCCGGCTGCCCGGCGAGGTGGTCGGCGCGATGGACATTCATGACCGGCACACGTTGGTCGATGTGGCCGAGGAGCAGGCGGCGTACATCGCCCAGAAGCTCGCCGGTATCCGCCTCAAGAACGTGCCGCTCCAGGTGGAACGGCAGCAGCCCGCGGCTGGGAACGCGTGA
- a CDS encoding rhamnogalacturonan lyase has product MSPLRLFVLAAVACAAATLSPAQPVMEKLGRGVVAIHQPDGKVFVSWRLLATDPDSVAFNLYRKSEPLPRPPGFPPPRSTPPGATPPASGNGRRPGPGGFGPRAAESGQPVKLNAAPLTGPTCFLDEAPNLATSTSYFVRAVVDGQEQEPSAAFTFPAAPAPLPYLAIPLQTPEGYTPGDGSAGDLDGDGEYELVIKQERQPRDNSQGGATGETLLQAYKLNGRHLWTINLGRNIRGGAHYTQFMVYDLDGDGRAEVVCKTADGTIDGTGKVIGDANANWVQPEGASFKVMHPPRDGNGPAVERTVNPAGHILSGPEYLTVFSGATGAALATTDYIPGRIDGPTTLDPQGLATRWGDASGNRSDRYLAAVAYLDGVHPSVVMCRGYYTRSTLVAWDWRDGKLTRRWFFDSDAYGPADRTNPYRGQGNHNLTVADVDADGRDEIVYGAMVIDDDGKPLYSTGWGHGDAMHVSDLVPDNPGLEVFTIQERFDKQGMAMRDARTGRPIFTIASIHAAESGGDAGEGPGRGVAFNIDPRYPGAESWARGAAVEQVGMLDAHGRKISDRTPRSCNFAIYWDGDFLQELLDRNTITKWHPESGTESTLLIAQGASSNNGTKATPTLCADLFGDWREELVLRSNDGKELRIYTTTIPTPHRLCTLMHDRQYRLAVAWQNVAYNQPPHPSFYLDEAAPLPPKPVIRVAEPR; this is encoded by the coding sequence ATGTCTCCCCTCCGCCTCTTTGTCTTGGCCGCGGTCGCCTGCGCCGCCGCCACGCTCTCCCCTGCCCAGCCTGTCATGGAAAAGCTCGGACGCGGCGTCGTCGCGATCCACCAGCCCGACGGCAAGGTCTTCGTCAGCTGGCGGCTCCTTGCTACCGATCCGGACAGCGTCGCCTTCAACCTCTATCGCAAGTCCGAGCCTCTCCCGCGTCCGCCCGGCTTTCCGCCTCCGCGCAGTACGCCCCCGGGCGCCACGCCGCCAGCCAGTGGCAACGGTCGCCGTCCTGGCCCCGGCGGGTTCGGCCCCCGCGCGGCGGAGTCCGGCCAGCCGGTGAAATTGAATGCCGCTCCTCTCACCGGCCCGACTTGCTTTCTCGACGAGGCGCCGAACCTCGCCACGAGCACCTCGTACTTCGTGCGCGCCGTGGTCGATGGCCAGGAGCAGGAGCCCAGCGCCGCGTTCACCTTCCCCGCCGCCCCCGCGCCGCTGCCCTACCTCGCCATCCCGCTGCAGACGCCGGAGGGCTACACGCCGGGCGATGGCTCCGCCGGCGATCTCGACGGCGACGGTGAATACGAGCTCGTCATCAAGCAGGAGCGCCAGCCGCGCGACAACTCCCAGGGCGGCGCCACCGGCGAAACCCTGCTCCAGGCGTACAAGCTCAACGGCCGCCACCTCTGGACCATCAACCTCGGCCGCAACATCCGCGGGGGTGCCCACTACACGCAGTTCATGGTGTACGACCTCGACGGCGACGGCCGCGCCGAGGTCGTCTGCAAGACCGCCGACGGCACGATCGACGGCACGGGCAAGGTCATCGGCGACGCCAACGCCAACTGGGTCCAGCCCGAGGGCGCGTCGTTCAAGGTAATGCACCCACCGCGCGACGGCAACGGCCCCGCCGTGGAGCGCACGGTCAACCCCGCCGGCCACATTCTCAGCGGCCCCGAATACCTGACCGTCTTCTCCGGCGCCACCGGCGCCGCCCTTGCCACCACCGACTACATTCCCGGTCGCATCGACGGCCCGACGACACTCGACCCGCAGGGCCTCGCCACGCGCTGGGGCGATGCCAGCGGCAACCGCTCCGACCGCTACCTCGCCGCCGTCGCCTACCTCGACGGCGTTCACCCGAGTGTCGTGATGTGCCGCGGTTACTACACGCGCAGCACGCTCGTCGCCTGGGACTGGCGCGACGGCAAGCTCACCCGCCGCTGGTTCTTCGACAGCGATGCCTATGGCCCGGCCGACCGCACCAATCCCTACCGCGGCCAGGGCAACCACAACCTCACGGTCGCCGACGTCGATGCCGACGGCCGCGACGAGATCGTCTACGGCGCCATGGTCATCGATGACGACGGCAAGCCGCTCTACTCCACCGGCTGGGGCCACGGCGACGCCATGCACGTCTCCGATCTCGTGCCCGACAATCCCGGCCTCGAGGTTTTCACGATCCAGGAGCGCTTCGACAAACAGGGCATGGCCATGCGCGACGCCCGCACCGGTCGCCCGATCTTCACCATCGCGTCGATCCACGCCGCCGAGAGCGGTGGTGACGCCGGCGAAGGTCCCGGCCGCGGCGTCGCCTTCAACATCGATCCCCGCTATCCCGGCGCCGAGTCCTGGGCCCGCGGCGCCGCCGTGGAACAGGTTGGCATGCTCGACGCCCACGGCCGCAAAATTTCCGATCGCACGCCGCGCTCCTGCAACTTCGCGATCTACTGGGACGGCGACTTTCTCCAAGAGCTGCTCGACCGCAACACGATCACCAAATGGCACCCCGAGTCCGGCACGGAATCGACCTTGCTGATCGCGCAGGGTGCCTCCTCCAACAACGGCACCAAGGCCACCCCGACGCTCTGCGCCGACCTGTTCGGCGACTGGCGCGAGGAACTCGTCCTCCGCAGCAACGACGGCAAGGAACTGCGAATCTACACGACGACGATCCCCACGCCCCATCGGCTGTGCACGCTCATGCACGACCGGCAGTACCGCCTCGCGGTCGCGTGGCAGAACGTCGCCTACAACCAGCCGCCCCACCCGAGCTTCTATCTCGACGAGGCCGCGCCGCTGCCGCCCAAGCCCGTGATCCGCGTCGCCGAACCGCGCTGA
- a CDS encoding NAD-dependent epimerase/dehydratase family protein yields the protein MTKTLLVTGSSGLIGSEVCAYFARELGYTVHGVDNNQRAVFFGPQGDTRWNQQRLARELPGFVHHELDIRDRAGVLALVREVKPHAIVHTAAQPSHDRAAAIPFDDFDTNAGGTLNLLEAARQACPESPFVHMSTNKVYGDAPNRILLRELETRWDYADPAYEHGIAETFTIDQSKHSLFGASKVAADVMVQEYGRYFNLPTCALRGGCLTGPNHSGVELHGFLSYLVKCNLEGREYRLFGYKGKQVRDNIHSLDVARFMAAFVAAPRAGEVYNLGGGKGNSCSVLEAFKLAEKFSGKKQVYTYVEQARAGDHICYYSDLRKMRAHYPTWDITQSLEETVRQIVEAGKKRLKAEG from the coding sequence GTGACCAAGACTCTCCTCGTCACCGGTTCGTCCGGGCTCATTGGCTCCGAAGTGTGCGCGTATTTCGCGCGCGAACTCGGCTACACCGTCCACGGCGTGGACAACAATCAGCGGGCGGTGTTTTTCGGCCCGCAGGGGGACACGCGCTGGAACCAGCAACGGCTGGCGCGGGAGCTGCCGGGGTTCGTGCATCACGAGTTGGATATCCGCGATCGCGCGGGCGTGCTCGCGCTGGTACGCGAGGTGAAGCCCCATGCCATCGTGCACACCGCGGCGCAGCCCAGCCACGACCGGGCGGCGGCGATTCCCTTTGATGATTTCGACACCAATGCGGGCGGCACGTTGAACCTGCTCGAGGCGGCGCGCCAGGCGTGCCCCGAGTCTCCCTTCGTGCATATGAGCACGAACAAGGTCTACGGCGACGCGCCCAACCGGATTTTGCTGCGCGAACTCGAAACCCGCTGGGACTACGCCGACCCGGCGTACGAGCACGGCATCGCGGAGACGTTCACGATCGACCAGTCGAAGCATTCGCTCTTCGGCGCGTCCAAGGTTGCGGCCGACGTGATGGTCCAGGAATACGGCCGCTACTTCAACCTGCCGACCTGCGCGCTGCGCGGCGGCTGCCTCACCGGGCCCAATCACTCGGGCGTCGAGCTGCACGGCTTTCTGAGCTACCTGGTGAAGTGCAACCTCGAGGGCCGCGAGTATCGGCTCTTCGGCTACAAGGGGAAGCAGGTGCGCGACAACATCCACTCGCTCGACGTCGCCCGCTTCATGGCGGCTTTCGTCGCCGCGCCGCGCGCCGGCGAGGTGTACAACCTGGGGGGAGGCAAGGGGAACTCCTGCTCCGTGCTCGAGGCCTTCAAGCTCGCCGAGAAATTCTCCGGCAAGAAGCAGGTGTACACGTACGTCGAGCAGGCGCGCGCCGGGGACCACATCTGCTACTACAGCGACCTGCGCAAAATGCGGGCGCACT